The Halomonas sp. KG2 genome contains a region encoding:
- the pepQ gene encoding Xaa-Pro dipeptidase: MSASLFNLQREHLAHLQQAYADLLTNHSLDSLAIYSGHASAHFGDDQTPTFQTYGHFMHWVGMADIQHSWLVIQPGKRPQLYLYAPADFWHLPTRLPEEPWVTEFDIHLCSEKTTPTLVGRAAVIGDIEATTRQALDAQYQPEPLVRALDELRMFKTAYEIACLSEANRLAIAGHQATQAAFIGASAELDIQLAYLAASRQRESDVPYQNIIGLNDHAGVLHYQHYDLNSPTQRHSLLVDAGRRFRGYCADITRTYAGPDAPDIYRDLIDGIHQVKDTLVESVAPGVEFIALHEQMHRLLADILIANDLFQGSAEQAIDEGITRAFCPHGLGHSLGLQVHDVAGLRHPDGTPSPAPEHHPALRLTRTLRPGMVVTIEPGFYYIPMLLEPLRDKALPINWRVVDSLANCGGIRIEDNVVVTESGFKNLTP, translated from the coding sequence ATGTCAGCTTCTTTGTTTAACCTGCAGCGCGAACACTTAGCGCATTTACAGCAAGCTTATGCAGACCTGTTAACCAATCACAGTCTCGATAGCTTAGCCATCTATAGCGGCCACGCCAGCGCACACTTTGGCGACGACCAAACGCCAACCTTCCAAACTTACGGCCATTTTATGCACTGGGTAGGCATGGCCGATATTCAGCACAGTTGGCTGGTGATTCAACCCGGCAAGCGCCCGCAGCTGTATTTGTATGCGCCGGCAGATTTCTGGCATTTGCCTACTCGCCTGCCTGAAGAGCCATGGGTAACTGAGTTTGATATTCATCTGTGTAGCGAAAAGACCACACCAACGTTAGTGGGTCGCGCGGCAGTAATCGGCGATATTGAGGCCACCACACGTCAAGCATTAGACGCGCAGTATCAGCCTGAACCGCTGGTTAGAGCCCTAGATGAACTGCGCATGTTTAAGACTGCTTATGAAATAGCCTGCTTAAGCGAAGCCAACCGGCTTGCCATAGCAGGACATCAAGCCACGCAGGCTGCATTTATTGGCGCATCAGCTGAGTTAGATATTCAACTGGCCTACCTGGCTGCCAGCAGGCAGCGGGAGTCTGATGTCCCCTATCAGAACATTATTGGGCTAAATGATCATGCGGGCGTATTACACTACCAACACTATGACCTGAATAGTCCTACGCAACGACATAGCCTATTGGTTGACGCTGGTCGTCGTTTTCGCGGTTACTGCGCTGATATTACACGCACCTATGCAGGCCCTGACGCGCCAGACATCTATCGTGATTTAATTGACGGTATTCACCAGGTAAAAGACACGTTGGTGGAAAGCGTTGCTCCAGGCGTCGAGTTCATTGCGCTACATGAGCAAATGCATCGTTTGCTGGCAGATATCCTTATTGCCAATGACCTTTTTCAGGGCAGCGCAGAACAGGCAATTGATGAGGGAATCACGCGAGCTTTTTGCCCACACGGTTTAGGGCATTCGTTAGGGCTGCAGGTTCATGATGTGGCAGGGCTTCGCCATCCAGATGGAACGCCCTCGCCCGCTCCTGAACATCACCCAGCGCTACGTTTAACTCGTACGCTGCGCCCCGGCATGGTAGTAACGATAGAGCCTGGGTTCTACTATATCCCTATGCTGCTGGAACCATTGCGCGACAAAGCACTACCGATTAACTGGAGAGTCGTTGACTCGTTAGCCAACTGTGGCGGCATTCGTATTGAAGATAACGTCGTTGTCACAGAGAGCGGCTTCAAAAACTTGACCCCCTAA
- a CDS encoding LysR family transcriptional regulator — translation MEIRWLEDFIALARTRHFSRAADEQHVTQPTFSRRIKLLEEEMGVTLVNRQTLPLSLTPAGEEFLTLCEQVTDRVRLTRDRVREISAGQQRRIMVAAPQSLLPQFLPEWLAATGWQERIQPYLRATGWAASDYFQALGRAECDLAICYWPIGRCDLDIDTSACTYRIIGHERLIPVTGLDANGTPCALLPGSRQQPAPCLAYPKRGLLGSAVKAHLARLPQSTYLTAQSENLYAAGIKELVLLGYGMSWLPERNIAAELSNGTLIRAGDSRWDVPMELRLYRHQNQHHAELDSLWSELAPPRS, via the coding sequence ATGGAAATTCGCTGGCTAGAAGACTTTATCGCCCTGGCCAGAACGCGACACTTCTCTCGCGCAGCGGATGAACAGCACGTCACACAGCCCACTTTTTCCCGACGCATTAAGTTGCTAGAGGAAGAGATGGGCGTGACACTGGTCAATCGGCAAACGTTGCCACTTTCGCTAACCCCCGCGGGAGAGGAGTTCCTGACGCTGTGCGAACAGGTAACTGATCGTGTGCGCTTAACCCGTGACCGCGTGCGAGAAATCAGCGCCGGACAGCAGCGCCGTATCATGGTGGCTGCTCCACAGAGCCTACTCCCGCAGTTTTTGCCAGAATGGCTGGCTGCTACGGGTTGGCAAGAGCGCATACAGCCCTATTTGCGAGCAACCGGGTGGGCGGCGAGCGACTATTTTCAAGCGCTTGGTCGAGCAGAGTGCGATCTGGCTATCTGCTATTGGCCAATCGGGCGTTGCGATTTAGATATCGATACCAGTGCCTGCACGTATCGGATCATTGGCCACGAGCGTTTGATTCCTGTCACAGGCCTAGATGCGAATGGCACCCCTTGCGCGTTGCTACCCGGCTCGCGCCAGCAACCCGCGCCTTGTCTGGCCTATCCAAAGCGCGGCTTATTGGGCTCAGCGGTAAAGGCGCATCTCGCCCGCTTACCGCAAAGCACCTACCTCACGGCGCAAAGTGAAAACCTTTATGCGGCGGGTATTAAAGAGTTGGTGCTTCTCGGCTACGGCATGAGCTGGTTGCCCGAACGCAACATAGCTGCTGAGCTATCCAACGGCACATTAATCAGAGCCGGCGATAGCCGCTGGGATGTCCCGATGGAGCTACGACTATATCGGCACCAAAACCAACATCACGCAGAGCTGGATAGCCTGTGGAGTGAGCTTGCTCCACCACGCAGTTAA
- a CDS encoding ATP-binding cassette domain-containing protein, with amino-acid sequence MSAQVEARNAAPTQNEESSESLLQIRGLKKRFSLSGDFLEQLRFKGGKLVRHQEHVHAINGVNLDIKRGEALCVVGESGCGKSTVARTVMGLLTPTEGEIRYDGQRIDNLSSRQLLPYRKRMQMIFQNPYASLNPRMTIQQTLEEPLRLHHPDWNREKILDKVQEVMGSVGIDPDWGKRFGHEFSGGQRQRIAIARALAVDPEFIVADEPISALDVSIQAQVLNLLMEAQQARNLTYLFITHDLAVVEHFGTRVAVMYLGTVCEVATTATLFAKPRHPYTQALLSAIPRLKDDRPQHIRLTGEVPTPVNLPSGCVFHGRCPYANARCHQEIPTLQTQDDGTRVACHAVEEGRL; translated from the coding sequence ATGAGTGCTCAGGTAGAAGCGCGCAACGCTGCGCCCACGCAAAATGAAGAGAGCAGCGAATCGTTGCTACAAATTCGTGGCCTTAAGAAGCGCTTTTCATTATCAGGGGATTTTTTGGAACAGCTGCGCTTTAAAGGCGGCAAGCTGGTGCGTCACCAAGAGCATGTACATGCGATTAATGGCGTTAACCTTGATATCAAACGCGGTGAAGCGCTGTGCGTGGTCGGTGAATCTGGCTGCGGTAAGTCCACCGTGGCACGCACGGTAATGGGCTTACTCACCCCCACAGAGGGTGAAATCCGCTATGACGGGCAGCGTATTGATAATTTGAGCTCTCGCCAGCTATTGCCTTATCGCAAGCGCATGCAGATGATTTTCCAAAATCCTTATGCCTCGCTTAACCCACGGATGACGATTCAGCAAACGCTGGAAGAACCGCTGCGTTTGCACCACCCAGACTGGAACCGTGAGAAGATACTCGATAAGGTCCAAGAGGTGATGGGGTCGGTGGGAATAGACCCCGACTGGGGCAAGCGTTTTGGCCATGAATTTTCCGGCGGTCAGCGCCAGCGTATCGCCATAGCACGCGCCCTAGCCGTTGATCCTGAGTTTATTGTTGCCGACGAGCCCATTTCGGCACTGGATGTCTCCATTCAGGCGCAAGTGCTCAACCTGCTGATGGAGGCACAACAAGCGCGCAACCTGACCTATCTATTTATCACTCACGATTTGGCGGTTGTGGAGCACTTTGGTACCCGCGTAGCGGTGATGTATTTAGGCACTGTGTGTGAAGTGGCCACAACGGCAACGCTATTTGCGAAACCGCGCCATCCCTATACACAGGCGCTGCTATCCGCTATTCCACGCCTAAAAGATGACCGCCCCCAGCATATTCGTCTTACCGGAGAAGTGCCTACGCCGGTCAACTTACCGAGCGGCTGCGTATTCCATGGCCGTTGCCCCTATGCCAACGCCCGCTGCCATCAGGAAATCCCTACCCTGCAAACGCAGGATGACGGCACTCGCGTTGCGTGCCACGCTGTTGAAGAAGGTCGCCTATGA
- a CDS encoding ABC transporter ATP-binding protein, protein MALLEVSQLDVRFALRQGEVRALRDVNFTLERGERLGIVGESGAGKSVAAFSLLNLIAKPGFIAGGSITFEGQTLNTMSERGLRKIRGNRISMIFQDPMMTLNPVLSIGEQMVECLKAHRRISTKEARAIALDKLQQVQIPSPETRLDQYPHELSGGMRQRIIIAIALLLDPDIIIADEPTTALDVTIQAEIMALLLELCEQHNVGLILITHDLGVVSQVTQRMLVMYAGRVIEQGLTREIINDPQHPYTQGLINALPQMATPGEKLNQIRGSMPSLSNLPSGCAFHPRCDFINRADGQPRPACTQQVPEFVESGNCRVACHMVAEMLEDRRLKEETS, encoded by the coding sequence ATGGCACTACTTGAAGTCTCTCAACTCGATGTACGTTTTGCCCTTCGCCAAGGTGAAGTGCGTGCTCTACGCGATGTCAACTTTACCCTGGAGCGCGGCGAGCGCTTAGGTATCGTAGGCGAATCTGGCGCGGGTAAATCCGTGGCCGCCTTCTCGCTACTTAACCTAATCGCCAAACCTGGCTTTATAGCGGGTGGCAGCATAACGTTCGAAGGTCAGACGCTTAACACCATGTCTGAGCGCGGCCTGCGCAAAATACGCGGTAACCGCATCTCGATGATCTTTCAAGATCCGATGATGACGCTGAACCCCGTGCTCTCGATTGGTGAGCAGATGGTCGAGTGTTTAAAAGCCCATCGACGTATCTCCACCAAAGAAGCCCGCGCGATTGCCCTGGATAAGCTGCAGCAGGTACAAATCCCCTCGCCAGAAACACGCTTGGATCAGTACCCTCATGAGCTTTCCGGCGGTATGCGTCAGCGTATTATTATCGCCATCGCCCTACTGCTCGACCCCGATATTATCATTGCCGATGAACCGACTACCGCCCTGGACGTGACCATCCAAGCGGAAATCATGGCGCTGTTGCTTGAGCTATGCGAACAGCACAACGTGGGTCTGATTCTCATCACCCACGACCTGGGGGTAGTGAGTCAGGTCACCCAACGCATGCTGGTTATGTACGCCGGTCGCGTTATTGAGCAAGGCCTCACACGGGAAATCATCAACGATCCTCAGCACCCCTATACCCAAGGGCTGATCAACGCGTTACCGCAAATGGCGACCCCAGGCGAAAAGCTCAACCAGATCCGTGGCAGCATGCCGTCACTCTCTAACTTACCTAGCGGCTGCGCGTTTCATCCTCGCTGCGACTTCATCAATAGAGCAGATGGTCAACCACGGCCTGCCTGCACCCAGCAAGTGCCTGAATTTGTCGAATCCGGCAATTGCCGTGTCGCCTGCCATATGGTGGCTGAAATGCTTGAAGATCGTCGCCTGAAGGAGGAAACGTCATGA
- a CDS encoding ABC transporter permease encodes MTTPTTTTAPSRWERLRDSYLWYSFKRDRTAQLCLAVFICLVIAAFSAPLLAPTDPYDLAQIDIMSSELPPFWIEGTDERYSLGTDAQGRDLWSIILYGTRVSLLIGFGAVILQALLGVTFGLMAGYLGGRVDALLMRLADIQLSFSTLMVAIVVGALVKATMGSAFYSQYAVLMLILIIGLAEWPQYARTVRASVLAEKNKEYVDAARVMGLRSKRIMFRHVLPNTMSPIFVISTVQIANAIISEAALSFLGLGMPETHPSLGSLIKSGFDYIQSGSWWITLIPGAVLIVLVLSINLLGDWLRDVMNPRLYKG; translated from the coding sequence ATGACAACGCCCACAACAACGACTGCACCCAGCCGCTGGGAACGCCTGCGCGACTCCTATTTATGGTACAGCTTCAAACGCGACCGCACGGCTCAACTGTGCCTCGCAGTCTTTATTTGCTTAGTGATCGCAGCGTTTTCAGCCCCATTGCTAGCCCCTACCGATCCTTATGATCTGGCTCAAATCGACATTATGTCGTCCGAGCTGCCTCCCTTTTGGATTGAGGGTACCGATGAGCGTTACAGCTTAGGCACCGACGCTCAAGGGCGCGATTTATGGTCGATTATTCTCTACGGAACCCGCGTATCGCTACTAATTGGCTTTGGCGCGGTCATACTTCAAGCACTGCTCGGCGTAACGTTCGGCCTAATGGCAGGCTATCTAGGCGGCCGCGTCGACGCGTTGTTAATGCGCTTGGCCGATATCCAGCTGTCATTTTCTACCCTGATGGTCGCGATCGTCGTGGGCGCTCTAGTGAAAGCCACTATGGGCAGCGCGTTCTACAGCCAATATGCCGTGCTCATGCTTATTTTGATTATTGGGTTAGCCGAGTGGCCGCAGTACGCACGTACGGTGCGCGCCTCAGTGCTAGCTGAGAAAAACAAAGAGTACGTCGATGCTGCACGCGTCATGGGGCTACGTAGCAAACGCATTATGTTCCGCCATGTGCTGCCTAATACCATGTCGCCGATTTTTGTTATCTCAACGGTGCAGATTGCCAACGCGATTATTTCAGAGGCTGCGCTGTCATTTTTAGGCTTGGGAATGCCAGAAACCCACCCATCGCTTGGGTCACTCATCAAATCGGGCTTTGATTATATCCAATCGGGGTCTTGGTGGATCACTCTGATTCCTGGAGCAGTACTCATTGTGCTGGTGCTGTCTATCAATCTATTGGGCGATTGGCTACGTGATGTCATGAACCCACGACTCTATAAAGGCTGA
- a CDS encoding ABC transporter permease has product MIAFLIKRLMHAILVMFVISVLAFAIQDNLGDPVQQMVGQSVPESEREAIRERLGLNDPFLVQYVRFAKNAVQGDFGDSYFYREPALEVIARHLPATLELVFAATLIIVLFSVPIGVYSAIKPRSPISRFFMGASIIGISIPVFLTAILLIQIFSIGITITPFPESTSWGAWLNGLLSTEGNMPSFGRGYDLVHVVGHWDTNLATWSGLQHLALPAISLASIMLPLFIRLIRAEMMEVLQSEYVKYARAKGISMRRVYFVHALKNTMLPVITVGGVQIGTMVAYTILTETVFQWPGMGLMFLDAINRADIPLIVTYLMIVGVIFVVTNTIVDLIYGFVNPTVKLTGKPA; this is encoded by the coding sequence ATGATTGCTTTTTTAATCAAGCGCCTGATGCACGCGATATTGGTGATGTTTGTCATCAGTGTACTGGCCTTCGCCATCCAGGATAACCTGGGTGACCCTGTACAACAGATGGTCGGTCAGTCGGTTCCCGAAAGCGAACGTGAAGCCATTCGCGAGCGCTTGGGCTTAAATGATCCGTTTTTAGTTCAGTATGTACGCTTTGCGAAAAACGCCGTTCAAGGCGATTTTGGCGACTCTTATTTTTATCGTGAACCTGCGCTGGAGGTTATCGCCCGGCATTTGCCTGCAACGCTCGAACTGGTGTTCGCCGCCACGCTGATTATTGTGCTTTTCTCAGTACCGATTGGCGTTTATAGCGCGATAAAACCTCGCTCACCTATATCACGTTTTTTTATGGGGGCTTCGATCATCGGCATTTCGATACCGGTGTTTTTGACCGCCATCTTATTGATTCAGATTTTTTCGATTGGCATCACTATCACGCCGTTTCCTGAAAGTACCAGTTGGGGAGCTTGGCTAAATGGCCTGCTATCGACAGAAGGCAATATGCCATCGTTTGGCCGCGGCTATGACTTAGTACATGTGGTAGGCCACTGGGACACTAACTTGGCCACGTGGAGTGGTTTACAGCACCTAGCATTGCCCGCTATTTCACTCGCCTCAATTATGTTGCCGCTGTTTATCCGCCTGATTCGTGCGGAAATGATGGAAGTGCTGCAGTCAGAGTACGTGAAGTACGCCCGAGCCAAAGGCATTTCAATGCGACGCGTTTACTTTGTGCACGCGCTTAAAAACACCATGCTGCCGGTTATCACCGTTGGTGGCGTACAAATCGGCACCATGGTGGCTTACACCATTTTGACCGAAACCGTTTTCCAATGGCCGGGCATGGGACTGATGTTCCTTGATGCTATTAACCGAGCCGATATTCCGCTGATTGTTACCTACCTGATGATTGTCGGCGTCATTTTCGTGGTGACGAATACCATTGTGGATTTGATCTACGGCTTCGTTAACCCCACCGTAAAACTGACAGGTAAGCCCGCATGA
- a CDS encoding ABC transporter substrate-binding protein, which yields MTFKKTLLASVIGAVVAGTTMLPMTASAETLRIGYSADPETLDIHEQLSGGMLRLSHLAFDPLVRWTKDFEFEPRLATEWEQVDETTTRMTLREGVKFHSGNDFTAKDVVWTIERLKESPDYRAIFEPVAGAEAVDDYTVEITTTEPYPLLLNLATYIFPMDSEFYTGETESGNEKAEIVKAGNSFASRNASGTGPFIITERRQGVRVDFERFEDYWDTESEGNVSKIVLTPIAENASRVAALLSGGVDFIDAVPPNDLDRVREAGNANLVEVDGTRIIGFQMNEERVEAFQDARVRQAVDLAINQEGIADRLMRGFATPASQFSPAGYSGHNPDLVPRYDVERAKELMAEAGYEEGFSVDMIAPNNRYVNDAQIAQAVANMLAQININVNLRTMPLAQYWPEYDDRASDMAMIGWHADTEDTANFFQYLSFCIDEETGAGQYNYGSYCNEEIDALVTAADSETDLEKRNEMLREAEAMLYEDVGYITLHWQNLAYGAANGVDIEPVVNALDFPYLGDLVISR from the coding sequence ATGACGTTTAAGAAAACGCTACTGGCTTCTGTTATTGGTGCCGTGGTTGCAGGCACGACGATGCTGCCCATGACCGCGAGCGCAGAAACCCTGCGCATTGGTTACTCTGCCGATCCTGAAACCCTCGATATCCACGAGCAGTTATCTGGCGGCATGTTGCGCCTTTCACACTTAGCGTTTGACCCGTTGGTACGTTGGACAAAAGATTTCGAGTTTGAGCCGCGCCTGGCAACCGAATGGGAACAGGTAGACGAAACCACGACACGCATGACGCTGCGTGAAGGCGTCAAGTTTCACTCAGGTAACGATTTCACCGCCAAAGACGTGGTATGGACCATTGAGCGCCTGAAAGAGAGCCCCGATTATCGCGCTATTTTTGAGCCCGTCGCTGGTGCCGAAGCAGTTGACGATTACACTGTCGAAATTACCACCACTGAGCCCTACCCACTACTGCTCAACCTTGCGACTTACATTTTCCCCATGGATAGCGAGTTCTACACGGGAGAAACGGAAAGCGGCAATGAAAAAGCAGAAATCGTAAAAGCGGGCAACTCATTTGCATCGCGCAATGCATCGGGCACAGGCCCATTTATTATCACTGAACGCCGCCAAGGTGTTCGCGTTGATTTTGAACGCTTCGAGGATTACTGGGATACCGAAAGCGAAGGCAACGTTTCTAAAATTGTCCTGACACCTATTGCTGAAAATGCCTCACGCGTGGCGGCACTACTGTCAGGCGGCGTTGACTTTATCGATGCCGTACCGCCCAACGATCTGGACCGTGTTCGCGAAGCCGGTAACGCCAACCTGGTAGAAGTGGATGGTACGCGCATCATTGGCTTCCAAATGAACGAAGAGCGTGTTGAAGCCTTCCAGGATGCACGTGTGCGTCAAGCCGTTGACCTGGCGATTAACCAAGAGGGTATTGCCGACCGCTTGATGCGCGGTTTCGCTACGCCAGCAAGCCAGTTCTCTCCCGCAGGCTATTCAGGCCACAACCCTGACTTAGTGCCTCGTTATGACGTTGAACGTGCCAAAGAGCTGATGGCAGAAGCGGGCTACGAGGAAGGGTTCAGCGTTGATATGATCGCGCCCAATAACCGCTATGTGAACGATGCCCAGATCGCTCAAGCAGTGGCAAACATGCTGGCACAAATTAACATTAACGTTAATCTGCGCACCATGCCCCTCGCTCAATACTGGCCTGAGTATGATGACCGCGCTTCCGATATGGCGATGATTGGCTGGCACGCTGACACCGAAGACACCGCCAACTTCTTCCAGTACCTCTCTTTCTGTATTGATGAAGAGACTGGCGCCGGCCAGTACAACTACGGCAGCTACTGCAACGAAGAAATCGACGCACTTGTGACTGCGGCAGATAGCGAAACCGATCTCGAAAAACGCAATGAAATGCTGCGTGAAGCCGAAGCCATGCTTTATGAAGACGTGGGCTACATCACGCTGCATTGGCAGAACCTTGCCTATGGTGCAGCTAACGGCGTTGATATCGAGCCAGTTGTTAACGCCCTAGACTTCCCCTATCTAGGTGATCTGGTAATTAGTCGCTAA
- a CDS encoding glutaredoxin, giving the protein MRVLIRYFFRGVRLILAPVMLISEKLSTPKAVERTEEEQAKVDAACEHLALYQFRTCPFCIKVRKEIARLGLNIELRDAQLDPAHKKALQEGGGKVKVPCLKINHEDGREEWLYESDAINRWLHQHFA; this is encoded by the coding sequence ATGCGTGTTTTAATTCGCTATTTCTTCAGAGGTGTTCGCCTTATTCTAGCCCCCGTCATGTTGATCTCAGAGAAGCTTTCAACCCCAAAAGCGGTAGAGCGTACCGAGGAAGAGCAAGCTAAAGTCGATGCCGCCTGTGAGCACCTAGCCCTCTATCAGTTCCGGACATGCCCTTTCTGTATCAAAGTACGCAAAGAGATCGCACGCCTGGGACTTAATATCGAACTGCGCGATGCTCAACTAGATCCTGCCCATAAAAAAGCCCTGCAAGAAGGCGGCGGCAAGGTCAAAGTTCCCTGCTTAAAAATTAATCATGAAGACGGCCGGGAAGAGTGGCTCTACGAGTCAGATGCCATTAACCGCTGGCTACATCAACATTTCGCTTAA
- the mpl gene encoding UDP-N-acetylmuramate:L-alanyl-gamma-D-glutamyl-meso-diaminopimelate ligase — protein sequence MRLHIMGICGTFMGSLALLARELGHQVSGSDTNVYPPMSTQLEEAGITLMEGYRAENLADQPSLVIVGNALSRGNPEVEALLNSGLPYTSGAQWLAEHVLPGRQVIAVAGTHGKTTTASLLAWLLESAGLTPGFLIGGVPRNFGVSARLGHHDSPFIVEADEYDTAFFDKRSKFVHYRPQIAVMNNLEFDHADIFPDLAAIERQFHHLVRTVPSQGCLLVADQQPALERVLEMGAWSSVEHFGTLESSEWQLRLEREDGSRFQVLHIGANSEEDGVVEWALTGEHNARNALAALAAASRCGVNLARACAALARFKTPRRRQEIIGEVDGVQVIDDFAHHPTAIAATLKGLRAATTKGRLLAVIEPRSNTMRLGALRARLNESVADADAVFWFQPAGLDWSMEALVAEQGERAELYSDIDALVKAVVTHASPLDRIVVMSNGGFEGVHQRLLSALSAKEQTE from the coding sequence ATGCGTCTGCATATTATGGGTATCTGCGGCACTTTTATGGGGAGCCTGGCTTTGCTGGCGCGGGAGTTAGGGCATCAGGTGAGCGGCTCAGATACGAATGTGTATCCTCCCATGAGTACCCAGTTGGAAGAGGCAGGGATCACCTTGATGGAAGGGTATCGCGCCGAAAACCTTGCTGATCAGCCTTCACTTGTCATTGTAGGAAATGCGCTATCGCGGGGTAACCCAGAAGTCGAGGCGCTGCTAAATAGCGGTTTGCCCTATACTTCTGGCGCTCAGTGGTTGGCTGAACATGTACTGCCTGGGAGGCAAGTCATTGCCGTTGCAGGTACTCACGGTAAGACCACCACTGCCAGCCTTTTGGCATGGCTATTGGAAAGCGCTGGCTTAACGCCTGGATTTTTGATTGGCGGCGTGCCGCGTAATTTTGGCGTGTCGGCACGCTTAGGCCATCACGACAGTCCCTTTATTGTCGAGGCTGACGAGTACGATACGGCGTTCTTTGACAAGCGCTCTAAGTTTGTTCACTACCGTCCCCAGATTGCGGTGATGAACAACTTGGAGTTTGACCATGCCGATATATTCCCTGACCTTGCGGCGATTGAACGCCAGTTTCACCATTTGGTGCGAACTGTGCCGAGCCAAGGTTGCTTGCTGGTTGCTGATCAACAGCCAGCGCTGGAGCGTGTTCTGGAAATGGGAGCGTGGTCGTCGGTCGAGCATTTTGGCACGTTAGAGAGCAGCGAGTGGCAACTGCGTTTGGAACGTGAGGATGGTAGTCGCTTTCAGGTACTCCACATCGGGGCAAACAGCGAAGAGGATGGCGTGGTCGAGTGGGCGTTAACCGGTGAGCACAACGCGCGCAATGCACTCGCGGCACTTGCTGCAGCGAGCCGTTGCGGTGTGAATCTCGCTCGCGCTTGTGCTGCTCTCGCGCGTTTTAAAACGCCCCGTCGGCGTCAGGAAATCATCGGTGAAGTGGATGGCGTGCAAGTCATTGATGACTTTGCCCACCATCCAACAGCGATTGCAGCGACGTTAAAAGGGTTGCGCGCAGCCACCACCAAAGGGCGACTACTCGCGGTGATTGAGCCACGTTCCAACACCATGCGTTTAGGCGCTCTACGTGCTCGACTAAACGAGAGCGTTGCCGATGCGGATGCAGTGTTCTGGTTTCAACCAGCAGGGCTTGACTGGTCGATGGAGGCGTTAGTGGCTGAACAAGGCGAGCGCGCCGAGCTATATAGCGATATCGATGCACTTGTTAAGGCGGTTGTTACTCACGCGTCACCACTTGACCGTATCGTTGTTATGTCCAATGGCGGTTTCGAGGGCGTTCACCAGCGTCTATTGAGTGCGCTGTCTGCCAAGGAGCAAACTGAGTGA
- a CDS encoding UbiX family flavin prenyltransferase, whose product MTDFKPPVTVALTGASGAQYGLCLIDALVASGHEVWVMISKAAHMVIATETDVSLPAQPKRLVEALTEQSGAKPGQIRCFGREDWMAPVASGSGAPSAMVICPCSTGTLSAVATGASNNLIERAADVAIKERRTLVMVPRESPFSPIHLEHMLALSRLGVVILPAAPGFYHRPERIEDLIDFVVARILNQLGIAHRLVPRWGEGHETTSNDTDNDVNNTEE is encoded by the coding sequence GTGACAGACTTTAAACCTCCGGTGACGGTGGCGCTGACAGGAGCTTCGGGGGCGCAATATGGCCTGTGCTTGATCGATGCATTGGTGGCCTCAGGGCATGAAGTGTGGGTAATGATCTCCAAGGCGGCACACATGGTTATTGCCACTGAGACTGATGTGTCGTTACCCGCTCAGCCAAAGCGCTTAGTCGAGGCGCTTACTGAGCAGAGTGGTGCCAAGCCCGGTCAAATCCGCTGTTTTGGGCGTGAAGACTGGATGGCGCCCGTGGCATCGGGGTCCGGTGCTCCCTCTGCGATGGTAATTTGTCCCTGCTCTACCGGTACGTTGTCTGCCGTCGCAACAGGCGCGAGCAACAACTTAATTGAGCGTGCCGCTGACGTTGCCATCAAAGAGCGGCGGACACTAGTCATGGTGCCGCGTGAAAGTCCATTTTCGCCCATTCACCTTGAGCACATGCTGGCGCTAAGCCGCCTGGGCGTCGTAATTTTGCCCGCGGCCCCCGGCTTTTATCATCGCCCAGAACGGATAGAAGATTTGATCGACTTTGTGGTCGCCCGGATACTCAATCAGCTAGGTATTGCCCACCGTCTTGTACCGCGCTGGGGAGAGGGTCATGAAACCACGTCGAATGATACCGATAACGACGTAAACAACACGGAAGAGTAA